The genomic window gattttacatTGTAgggtggtttttattttaaaaaagtacacAACTAAAACTTGTTTACAAAGAAGAACATTTCACAAATCTTCACCTTTCAAAACTGTAATACATAACTTCACCTAGTAAGTTCTTTCTTACAGAATACAATACATGTTTATGCAAACAAACATATGTATTTATCTTAGGGGAACTTCCCATGAAGTTAAGTCTACCACAGGTGATGCATTTATAGTGACTTTTGAGAAGAGGCTCTGAAACAGACAGCCCAAGCAGTAAGAAAACTTGcaataattacattttcaaacacCATTAAATTCAGAGTATTGATTTTGAAGGATTACCCTGGGCAAAACACTTTCTATTCTCTTTATAAACCAACTCATGTtggttttctgtgaaaagatgaatttttttaaacatgttacaCAAAGCTGGTTATTATACCAATCCCCTTTCCCCTGAGACAAAACATTgtgtctctttttcctttttaagaacTAATAAAGAACAActttaaaataactgcttttgaAGACTGCGGAAAGTTTCTGTGTTTGTCTTTCACTCTGCTCTAATGCAGAGCAAAAATCAGAATCAGACTGTACTGCTGCCACAGTGCTTCTGAAGTCATGTGGGAGGTGTGCAGTGGGGACCGCCaggttatttttctgtaaaaggcAGCACGAAGGACTTTAAAGACAGAAGGGATATAAGACGGAAAAAATAGAAGAACCATCAGGGAAGAACAGAAGGAGGAACCAAACACTTAAATACCTTTACAGGATTAATACATGCTTCAGAAAGACATGAGAATACAATTCAAATGTGGTGTAAGTTAAGTTGGTATTATCCCTTGATCATTTTATTAAATACCTTTCATCTAGGTGTTAAGTGTCACCATCATCCATACACATGAAtacttctcctttctccccaaAGTAGCAGTTATGCACCTAAACAAAAGCCACAAAGACTTAAGgtagcagaagaaaagcttaGGTTAGCCCACTGGGAATagcaagcttttctttttctaaaaccaGATCTGCATTATTACAAAACCtagttttaaatgctttaaaaataagcttcATTTCTCAATTGCCAAGGAGACGGGTATTTCTTTTACCCAGATTTTTCCCCTCATTTAAGCAGCACTTCTGTTTGCAAGcatggcaaaggaaaaaaataaaaaataatagatCAAACATCACTAAAGGCAGCTCACTCATCCAGAAATAGGCTATAAAAGTCACATTTAGTAGAAGTCCCAGAGCTTGTTAGCAAGAACAATATTGAGCTTCAGTTCAGACAAAAGCTTAACCATTAGATACCTAACAGTTGTTTGAGGTGCCTCAGCAGGAAGCAGTTGCCACATTCAGAAGGCAGATTTCGCAAACGAAAAAATCCACAGCTACAGCTTTCATGCTCATTCATGGTTAAGTACTTACTGTAAAAGGAGCCCTTTTCGACACCTGAAGAAGCATACAGTAGACCTACATTGCAACCCATGCAGCTATTCTTCACTTCAGTCTTCTCTTGGGAACTATTTTCAACAATGATCTGCTAGTTTTAAACAGTCTGCTTTGCCTTAAGTATATTCCCATTACTTCAAACACTAGGAAAGAGTGCAAGAGTTACAtttgaaaaacaggaaattTAGGTATCAGTGGTTTATAATAAGTGCACaggagatgaaaacaaaagaggtTTCCCCCACTCCTTGTATTCTTTAAATGCACAATCCATCGgtattttttctatttgtcaGGTGAAAGAAGAATTAATTCATCAGCATTTAAGCCTCTGAAGAATGTATCAGCAGGCCATTGCTACGTTTTCACTCCTCCGACACAAACACATTGCATACAAAGCAGGTTAGTGTCAAGAAAACCCAGTTAGACACAGTACTTTGAATCCACTGGTGTCATTTCAGTTAAGAACTTCCTGTAGAACACTCTTACTCCAAATCCAGCAAAGGATTTGAACCTGGTTCCTCTGCATCCTATATGCTTAACCTAAAACCATTTGGCCATTAGTTACCCATCTCttgaagaaagctgaaatgtaATGTAATTTAAGTACTGGCTAAGGTTCAGAACCTTATTCCTTCTCTAAAAAAATAAGCTTCAGGCTTGAAATTACACCTGTTCAATCCCTTAACAAACCCTTCCCTGGGAGAACAGCTGTGGTTGTAACCATCATCCCAACTGAGTACAAAAAGAAGATGGAGCAAGTGCAGCTCAGCTATGCCTTCAGAGCTGGTCCTCTCAAGAACTCAAAGCCTGCTAGCCCTTCACTGGCCCACTAGTCAAGAAAGGGCCATTTATAAAGCCAAAAACCATAGGAAGGTTCAGCCTATAAGCAAAGCATAACACCAGCTTAACATACCACCACCATTTGCATATAGTAACTCTCTTGGCAAAAGAATAGGTTTTATTGATTTCCTGTGATTTAGCTACTGAATCCTGCACATACCAAACTGGAAGTTCGTATCAccaattaaaggaaaaaaaaaaaaaacaaaaccaaaaccaaattcCTGTTTGTGTGTAGAATACTAATTCCGGGTCATCACTGGGCAGCTGTCAGAATGTCACTCTGAAGTACTATGATTACAGGCACCAATTTGCTTTTACTCAGCAGCAGGTGGTGGTAGCATTTTGTAAATACTGTTACTGAACAACTTAATACAGAAGGTATTCCCTTTATAAGCTTTGTAAGTTGGGTTTAACCTGCACCAAAAAGCAGTTAGGAATCAGAAGTTGAAGTTCATGCCAAGCAGATATCCATTGTGCTGCTCAGTTTCAGGTGTCCTTTTTGGGAGTGGCAGAAGCTGCAGAACCTCCACAGGGGCTGCCTGTTTATTCCTTGCTTCAGTCTCAATTTGAAGTTACACTTTTCTTGGCCAAGGATTTTTCATACACCTGCTAATGCCCCATTCCAGTCTTCAGAGCCCCCACAAATTATTATGGTATCCTTCAGAAGCTGGACATATGCagtcattttaaaacaaagaacaaaacaaaacataaggAAGCAAAAATAATGCTGGGCAAAAGGTTTAGACCACAGAAGCATCCGAATAAAGCATCCAGTGTTTTACTTTTGTCTAAACTGAGTTCTGTCAGCACAGCCAGTCTCACATACAGTAAAAAGCACAGGTCTGAAATACCTTCTACCAAAATACCAGAAGGCCAAGAAAGGCTTCAAACTGGACAATAACAGGAATGTTTACCTTAAAGTAAAAGACTTTTCAGTCAAGGATCCGATGGGAAGACTGCATGACCGATTTGCTTTCTAAAATGATTGGTGGCTCTGAGATGAGGAGATCATCCTCACCTAGTGAAGAGTTCTGCTCAGTGTTCACAAAGTTAGGAATGTTAAATTTCGTAAGACAATTTAGGTCCTCCTCAAACATTCCACTGCTTCTAGGAACTTCCTGGAAGTGGATATTGCTCTCCAGACCTGGACCTTTCtgactttgttttgctttgtccaAATGTTCCACTTCATTAATACAGAAGTGGAAAAGTGACCGGGATTCTTCAGCTATTTGGCGAGAAAAGACCCTCTCCGACTCTAGAGGTCTTCCAAAGTCTGCCACAAAGCTATTCATGCGAAATCTTTTTTCGGAAGGTTCTGCATTgctaaggaggaaaaagaaaaatgcagtaagcATGAAAGTAGAACTATTTGAGTTCTTAAGAGCGAATTGGGTTTCAGCAAGCATTATGATCAGGAAGAAAGGAAACCCTACAGTTTATCTACAACAGACTTTGAAAGCCAGCACTATTTATTATTCCCTGCTGAAGCTATTTTAAGTCTTGATTTGTCATGATAATTTTCCGTGGGAATAAGTTATCAATGCCAGCACTCTTAAATGGCACTTCTAGTAATCAATATACTTTAATAATCAGCTCACTGAATGAGCTCAGAAATACTCTTCAGTATTTCCTCTTGATATCAAGTAGTAACAcgtttttaaaaatggcttacagaacactgagaaaaaaaatctttgctagaaaaaaaatcttttcaagacacaggcagcactgctgtCACTAAAGGCATAATTTGAGTGCTTGGTTGTCAGGACATCAAACCATCTTTTCCACTGACTTCGGTCAATGACATTCAGATTTCCAAATTAGGAGATCTGGAACTAAAGACTGCTATAAAGACTGGCAGTCTTAACAACTCAGACACATAGCCCAGGAAGGACATCTTAACATCTTTCTTGGAGTTTTCTAGAAGTATTAGCTCAAACCAGCTCCAATCTGCATAGACTTGTGCAGGAGCCATGAACAGCTGGGGGTGAGAAAAGCTCAAGCTAGAGGTAAGTTTTAGAGATAGTAACACATTCTTTTTATATGCTATCATCACAAAAGGCAAGTTATTTGCATCTGAAAGGCAGTAGAGGTATTCAGAGGATGAACAGTGAACAATCTAAACATTCTCAGAATATAAGTTTTGTTAAGTAAGAATTCATAAATCATACTGTTTACATGTGAACATGTAGCAAATGACACTGGAGCCAGATAGTTGGACTCCTAAAGGTGCACGCAGCACTTACAATGTTTCTCTGAAAATCTCTGTAATTTAATTCCCTTGAGCCTGCAGTAGGACGTAAGTGCCTACATGCTTTTGAAAGCCTCAGATGGCACCTTCAGAAATC from Gavia stellata isolate bGavSte3 chromosome 2, bGavSte3.hap2, whole genome shotgun sequence includes these protein-coding regions:
- the MRAP2 gene encoding melanocortin-2 receptor accessory protein 2 produces the protein MSALRLISNRTSQQALSNSDYTWEYEYYDYGPVSFEGLKAHKYSIVIGFWVGLAVFVIFMFFVLTLLTKTGAPHQDNAEPSEKRFRMNSFVADFGRPLESERVFSRQIAEESRSLFHFCINEVEHLDKAKQSQKGPGLESNIHFQEVPRSSGMFEEDLNCLTKFNIPNFVNTEQNSSLGEDDLLISEPPIILESKSVMQSSHRILD